The Paramormyrops kingsleyae isolate MSU_618 chromosome 20, PKINGS_0.4, whole genome shotgun sequence genome contains the following window.
TGTTATATTATTCCAGCAGCACTGttaatttagcaaaaaaaaGGACTCTGAGGCCTGCTAATGAATTTTAATTCAACTAATCAGCTGATTTTTGTCTTcagttttttgtatttttatattttttgtggtttattttaaaataaatagaaataccTAAAATATTAAATTGTAGAATTCTAAAAAATCTTAATTGGAGAATTCCGAACTAAGCTGTGAAAGTGAACACTTAATGTTTTCTCTAGATTGAGCATGAAATGGGAGGAAAAATGGTAGAACTAATGAAGTCATCTAAGCAGAATACATCCCACCTGGAAGATTTCATGACTGCTTTTAATTCCATCCAGCGAGAGGTAGGAACAATGGCTTTATCCATATGAGGTAAAAATGCATGGTTCATATGAGGCTATCAAgcattttcacaatattttCAAAGACTTTCACATTATTTATgtttatcacaatattctaataTTCATATGTAGAAACCAGCAGTAGAATATGACAGATGGTTGAGTTTCTCTGATTATGATCACAAAATTGTTTTACTAATAGTTATTGAGCATATGAGAGGTACATTGACAAATTATGCCAACAACTGACTCAAAACTTGATGGAATTTGTGTAAAAATAGTGCATTAAAGCTGTCAATAATGCGAGAAAACAAGTGTTTAGGCTATACCATGATACTTGTGATATTCAGATTCATGACGAAAAGAATGTTCATAATCAAGATACGATAtcttatcgcccagctctacctCATATTGACATATACAGTCAGCCCTGGTGCGTTCGCACTTCGTGATTCGCGAATTCACATTTCTGCAAAAATGTCATTGTactgttttttattaaatatttttaatgtgtatgtatttttgttctctctctttttttgtgGTTAGCAAACAAATAGTATTTTTACAGCTTGtttctgttttaatttttaattgattgaatACCTGTACCCTGTACGCACAGTACATGTTTCGTTTAcgaattttatttaattgtgccTTGGTTATGTATATGACTTCTGTCGTTAAGTTTACAGTCCCATTTGTTTACTCATTTTACcttactgtgaatgcaaaagaaaactgcagccaatgccgtgttctatgaattagtaggggtaacattagtatactgtactgtaaatgtgctagtgtgacaaatatccaTTAGGCGATACTGTACTCTATTTTTACATGAAacatttggttttttttttaaaggtaatgtattaagctaacttttacatgaaattaaagtgttttgggagcatGACTGGGGTCATATTTATGGTTTAAACTATTACTATTTTTCAGAATAAGTGCTGCGGATGGGACACACCAAATAATTGGATCGATACACCCTGCTCCTGCTACAACAGCACCGGCCTCCTGTTCAATAGCTCTGAGCAACATAACTTCAGCATGGAGTGTATTTGCCCCGCGGCAAACGGCACTTCACCTTCATGCAGGATTTATCAAGAGGTGCGTCTCCACAATACAGCAGACAGCACATGCATGTGAGCTCTGCTCCTCACCTTTTTCTCACACAACCAGGGCTGCAAGGAAGTCATCAACAGATGGCTGTCAGAGAACACCCCCTTCATTCTGGCCATGTTACTGGCTGTGGCTGCAGTGCAGGTGAGTGAGATATGCACCTCCTAAGATCATATGTCACTCAGCTTTGGTGCCTTTGCAGTAATATGACCTATTTCTagataaatggttggaagacatattatttgtatttgaaatatattgatgtgttttttatttatatatgttttatatatatatatatatatataccacacacacacacagtgacaaaaAAGGTAAGCATCCAGAAGTGATGGTCAAAACGCTGCAGATCAGCAttgggtatgtaaatgatttgattttgcaaggagctggcaggTCTAGCCACCAGACACAGAAGATGCCTCGTTGACGCATTAGACGGCATTACCAACACTTGACGGAGTTTGATAAGGGacgcattgtgggtttgcatgaagATGACTGGTCGTATCGTGCAATTGCCCGGAATGTGGGGTATTCAGATGTCACAGTCGcccgatgttggaaccaatgggcatGTGAGAGCACTGACACATGTTGTAAAGGTTCCGGTCACCCCTGTCACggacagaccacaccaagggaggatcgTCGTATTATGggccaagcattacagaacccccatgacatctgcacctgccatccggacacaggtattggactctctacaacacCCCATGTCATCCTGCTCTCAACGACTGGCTTCAGCCAGACTACAGGTTCACCGTCTCGTACGTAGGCTGACATTAACACTAGCACAGAGATGGCTACGTTTAGAGTGGTGCCGTAACCGGAAGGCATGGACTGATGAAGAGTGGCTTCTTACCGTGAATTTTGGTTCTGCATTACCATGGATGaccggtgtgtgtgcatgtatggcAGCGCTGAGGGGAGAAGACCAATCCTGCCAGTGTTGTAGAGAGACACACCTACGTAACTCCTAGCATCATGGTGTGAGGAGCCATAGGGCAGGacttcatggtgtggggagccatagggcaGGACTTCATGGTGTGAGGAGCCATAGGGCaggacttcaggtcatctctggtagtgattaaGGGGACCCTGATGGCACAGCGCtacgtcagtgacatcctgcatccacatgtcttacccctcctgagactGCACCCTGGtagtctttcaacaagacaacgccTGTCTACACACGGCacgtgtgtctatggactgcctgcgtcatgttgaggtcctcccatggccagccaggtcccccgaACTTTCCCCAATagaacatgtgtgggatcagcaAGGACatcaactcagacccagtgccaatctgctGGATCTCaagggccagttacaacagctgtgggccaACTTGCCGAAGGAGAGGATATAATGGCTGTACAACTCCCTTCAACACCGTATCGCCGCATGTCTCCAgccccgggggggggcggggggtgccacaccctactgacataggaacagcagtgtgcccatactgccaactctgttgtccgtttgacctgatattataatcatatataATCATTGTGATGCAATCatatgacctttcaccacgtgcaaaTTTTCATTTCCACTCTGTCTGGGTGCTTAACCGTTATGGTCACTGAGTGTATTTTCATTGTATTGTAGTCGAGGGGATGTTGACCTGGTATATTCTTTGTCTGAACCCTTTCTGCGAAGATAGTCATCAACATTTGttctattctattttttgttccGTTAAAACTTTACACAGTGGAAATAGCCAGTGGTAATAGATGTCAAGCAGAGGGTGGTGATGATGTAGCTGCCTTGACCTGCTCTTTGTTTCTCCTTCTCTGTTCCGTTTGTCTGTCTTAGTTCATGCAGATTCTGTGTCTCACGGTATTCTGTCTGAGTCATCACTGTCAGCACCCCCCAAAAACTCACGACAGTTTATTCCAGGCCTCAAGGTTTTTGTTCTCTGTGTTCATGGTGTCTTGTGTGGCTCAGTCTCTCTGAATTGTTATGTATTCACTTTATTATCGGTCAGTGGAACATATTATTTAATGCCAGAAAAACTTTCAAAAGAAACTGTTCCACTGGCCACAGATAAAGCTTCTGCATGTCTTATTCtgaatttgaaaatattttgcgCACTAATGGTTTCAGTAGAAATGAATTATGCAAGTTTAACTATGACCAATAATTATGTGAATTTTTCACAAATCATATTTTGACAAAAGACAATATCAGGTTATAGGACAATGCACATATCAGGGGCATGAATGTCATATTAATTTTGGgcttttaatgatttatttgaACCATTCTTTTTCCAAGGTGGAATGATTATACAACATTCATCATCAATGATTTTTAAGAACAAGAATTGGGTGCatatgaattgaattgaatatattTTGGATTATCTGCAATCCATACAGGGTCAAAATTTATACATACAGGctcaaatatatacatacacactcaaatatatacatacacacccTGTCAATGAAAATAAGGTTTATCTGATCTTCATATTGGAATAATTATGCTTGTCAAATCATATCAGCTCagtcatttcaaaacctctcctgaaGTTAcctcagtatttgcagcaaccatccaatacaccactGTATCTTTTGATTTAACAACTCCCCctccttgtttggctaatcaatacattattgagttatttaactaatagtgtaaattaattaattgagctggtgctGAAATTTGACTAATACGTGTGGCtgtggtgcccctgaggagaggtttgggaactgaagtgatGTTCTTCTAGACAGtcagcaagatatcagtaacttctTGAAGAATTCCTGTTAtccttaatttgcacatgttctaatgttaaattgtatttttttgtgagcaaatatacactttcTAACCAGATAGACAGCCTCTTCCAcggtcacgcccagctccgtctgatcctaatgtgtgccacgcccaccacgttacctcctgtttttgcctgattgtcatcacctgttgcctattccttttgccttgtcttgtgtatttagtccgagtctcagtcagtcttccccagattaatcattgtagtgtccgtagatgtccctacctgtctgtcttttgacCATTAAAACCCCTGATTACCCATCAGTTCggctcgctctcctgcttccctgcttgcctTCTTGCCGCATCGTGACAGGCACAGCAATATAAAGTGATATCTGCAATATCCCAAAAAATCTTGAAGCAAGTGCCTATTTTATGTGCGTATTGAATATATTtaactttattataaatattaagtGGTAGCTATGGAGTCAGAATACAGTTCAATTCTTCCATTCCATTTTTAGTTCTTAAATTGCACAttgggggcggcatggtggttaGCAGTGCTGccttacacctctgggacccgggtttgagtctctgtctgggttccatgtgtgtggagtttgcatgttttccccatgtcgtcgtggggtttcctctgggtactccggtttccccccacagtccagacatgctgaggctaattggagttactaaattgcccgtaggtgtgcatgtgtcagTGAATGGTGTTTGAGTGTGCCCCGcgatgggctgccccccccccatcctgggttgttccccacctcgtGCCCATagtttccaggataggctctggaccctctgtgacccagaaggataagcaggttggaaaatggatggaaattgCACATTGTTTGCATTCATGCACTGAAACAGAGTAGCATTGTATTATATTAGgtagaaaatacatttgttGTAATTCCATTCATGTGTTGCATTTATTTTAGAATATACTATCTACTGGGCCTGATGGTTATGAATCTTTATTGCAACATTGCTGATAGGTTCTGAAAGTTGAAAACAAAATTTGTCCAATTGCCATGATTAAATGTAAGACGTCTACTTTGGTGTAAAATCACTGGCAGTAATTcttcaaaataattttttaattggTAAGACAGCATATGGAATTTACATAAAATAGCAACAGGTGGCTTTGTTACTTAGATTTTATGGAAAATTAGCAACATTCTGTTAACTTGCTGGTTAGGTTCCTATTAAACAAACCTTACATTTGAATTACTGCTACCTTGCTGATACCTGGTTGCATCTGTTGGGATGGTAAATAGATTTTCCTGACTCATGAGGATGGTGCTACAGGTTGGGCAGTTACACGTCCACAGACAGGCTTGTCCCATGACCTCAGTGAACATCCCTCTCAAACACGGGCTCCAGTATTTCATCAGTAAAGATCATATTCTGGTGGTGTTGGTGATGTGAAGCTTAGTGAAGCAAGGAAGCATGTGAGCATGCCATTTGTGCAGCCGAGTGTGTGCAGTGCTTCTCCCTGTGACCGTACActtcagggttggggccattccgagATGCATTGATCagttccagtccaaatcaggaaatggaactggagctgggattggagaaaaaaaaactacagggaacagaattggagttgaatttgaatttcagggagatttaagttccaactccagttccatttcctgatttggactgaaatcatcaatgcattccggaatggccccaactcTGGTACACTTCTTGTCTTTACAACCATGTTTCCCAATGCTTCTGAGCTTCTGTGCAGTGCTCTGAGAAGCAGATAAAGCCTGGTTTATTTCTCTGTATGCTCTGCATATGTGCTCAGTAGTCACTGATATTTCTCTGTCTCCCTCAATCTCCTCAGAGATTTTTACATGGAATATTGGCAAGGTTGGTCGTATAGTGCTCATATGTTCTCACTAAAGCAAATGCGTTGTGTAGAATCATGTGTTGCACATTACAGGAGTCCATGGATTTTCCTTCTCTGTAAAAATAGCTTATGGATAAGCACTGATGTTTATTATGCAGCATGCACACCTTTCATAATAACctgttttctctctctgctTACAGCTCAGTGGTATGACCCTTTCGACGTTTCTGTATAAATGGATCATCGTGGATTGTGATTTGCTGAATCACTACTTATAAATCCTGATTCATCACAAGCGTTGTCTCATGGAGAAATGTCTATTACTGGAAGAAAGCATCAAGAAAGTGGAAAGAGTAATACTTTTTaaggcatttttaattttttaaataacatacTATTTTTTCTTATCTTCAGAATTGCTTTACAAATCATTATATAGTGtttgcagttactgtattttgtATCTGAATattatttctcatttttaaagcaaagatATTTTATGTTCTGTATGATCTTTCATCACACACTggatatttttttctaaatcaaCCAAAAACTAAAATCTGCCAGCATATATAATGTCTTTCTAAGAATATGGCTAATTGCCACCAAGGGGTAGCGCTTTTCCTGCACACAGTGAGGGTTTGGCTTCCATGCCTGCATGCTCTCACTGCGTCCTGCAGATCTCATccaggttctccagtttcctcctgtgATCCAAAAAGCAGTTAAGCATATTGACACCTCTGGATTGCCCGTAACGTGTTTGTGTCCAAGTGTGTATCcgtgcgtgtatgtgtgggtttgtatttaccacatCGGGACGACcagatgtccccacaatgcagtAGTGTCTTACTTCttagcttgtggggacatttttcaggtcgaCATCATCTgttatgataataataacaatcaatgctttattaatccccgtggggaaattgtctttacgactcccccagcttgctctttgtagactaagctgtccgtgaagggcagccacctgttggggcgcccagggagatGGGGgcttaagggtcttgctcaaggaccagcagacgtgctgaggctgagTTTGAACCGGCTTaggccactgagccacactctgCCCCCATGCTACtgtttaaacacatttccttaTTCTCCTTTATttagatttctttatttttatttcagagTATCTCCCTATGTTACCTCCAGACAGTCAGCTCTCCTGATACTGCCATTATTATAACAAAGTACACAGTATAGTGATGCACGTCAGGGCAAAAACATGGGCCagtgccaaaattaaaacaTTAAGCTTTCACTGGGCTCAACAGTAAATAATCGGTCAGGGTACTAGCAAAAATTAACACTAAAGTAgccaaatgtcttgtattttgtttggttacttagggttaaggttagggctgggtaggggttagggttgtcatagaTTAGGGCTATGTCCATAGAAATAGTacaggtgcgtgtgtgtgtgtgtgtgtgtgtacatgtgtgagcTGCCTAGGACAGACTTGctgtgaccctgtgctggatacGCAGTTGGAACATAGATGGATTTATAAGGATTCTGATTTGAATATTTGAATTCCCTATTTGTGATCAATCCAAAGTAAATGTTTTTGCATCACTGTTCTGCAAGCAAAACTTTAGTATTATGTTGATAATTTTATATCTCTTTGGATATCCAtaacatgtacagtatgtttcaATAAAATGCATGGAAAATCATTTGCCATAGAGGCGTTTGTTAATATGTGTTCCTTTGTTTGGCCCTCTGAGAGCTTATGCTGTATGCCATGGGTAgcagagagaaacaggaaagCAAATATTAACGTAAAACTGAACATAATAAAGGTTAGGAGCATAACTAACAAACACAAATGGATGCTGGGACTAAAAATCGAAAATTCAAACTTGCGAGGAAAACCAGCATAACAAACTGCAGACATCAGTCATTTTCAGCCTTTCAATGACATGAACAATGCAGATATTCTGCATTCATATTATACCAAAGTGTCCAGATTAAACTGTTGCTGGAGGTTGTCTGTAACTTTACACCCCATTGAAATGCACTGTTAGCAGTAATGAGAAGATCATTGTTGATAATGTGTCAGTGTCagccagcttttttttttttttttttaaataaattcaaaataaTCACAGcttggatgcatggatggatggatgcatgggtggatggataaaaaATATTCTGCAGCTTGCGGTCTGATCTTGAAACACTCGCAGATAAGCTCTGTAGGCTCCCTGACTGCAGAAGCTCAAGGGGTAATTCCAGCCCTCCGTCTGGGAAGGAGTCCATGACTCTCGGGTGTCTGGGTCCTGTTTTTATCTCTCTTCTCAGAACTGGGCTTTCCTGTCATGGCAAAGGTTTTGTGGTTCATGAGTCCTGATTCATCTTCCCGGTTCCCCTGTCCTCGTCCTGACTGCCCATCTGGCTGATCAGGTCTGTGATGCTCCTCGGAGACAGGAGGACAGACTCTATGGACTGACCAAATTGCTGAGTTCATACAGGCAGTTTGATTTCCTTGTTCCAGTCCAGTGTAACATACAGAATAGAAAAGTGATATGTTATTCATCCCTGCGGGGACATTATCTTTTGCCTGTCCCATCTTACTCTCCATGAAAGACACAGAGAAGTAAGAATAAGCTTGGGGGTCATAGCACAGGACCGGCCAGCATCCCGGCACCCCCAGGAcattaggggttaagggccgtgCTTGGGGGCCCAACGGTGGCATCAGCCTGCTGGTGCCAGAATTCATATTTTCTGATAACGGCACAGAAACCAGAcgcacagagccacacacaacATATCTACACAACATGCAATATACATGGCAGTTTTTAAAGAGTACTGTAGAGCATGACAGTCAGtgttttgtgcattttaatGATCAGTGAACCTTGTAAATCATTGCAAGCAATCTATGACAAAAAATGACAGAACTTTGCAGTTCTTTATAGTGTGGGGTTTGATACAACAGCTGGGAATAGGTAGTACATAGACATTCTGCTGATATTCTATAGATTTCTATAAACATATTTCACCCCTGAGTCTAAAAGAAATACAAAGCAATAAGCTTCATTTTTTAGTTGCTATAATTTCAATGGTTTTCAATTTCAAGGTGTCATTACTCAAGTTCAAAGTCAATTCATTAAGTGCAATATCATGGCCATTATGTACCAGTATCTTAGGATTAATTAAGATCATTAATTATCAATAAGAACAAAGACTGCCAGCAATACCTCTTTATTTCAGCTCAAGATCTGTGATTGGTTCTGCTAAATGCACAATGAGCTACTGATTCGCTAGGTCCAAGCAAGGAAGCTTCTCCTCCAATTGGCTCAGCCGAGCTCAGTTGCAGAGATCGGTCTTACAGCAGTTTGCGTCCATCAGGTGCACAGGCCTGCTTTTTATATACGTGCAGTCCCGCGAGGTGGCACAGCGTCGCACGATGCCATCTGTGGATAGGAAGACAAGCAGCCGGTCATGTTGGTGAGAGACAGACCTGCCACGGCCGGGGAAGTAACCATTTTTAATGTAATAACTAACGGCGTCCCGGGACAGGAATATGAGCACGCTGTCATATTGAGGGAATATGACTTTAATGTGACATAACCTCAAGGTAATTTTAATAGgaagtttgtttgtttgtgaaaGAATTTGAGTGTGGCATGAGCATGCATTTCCCACAGCTGTACAATGACTGTACTCGCATTTTTaaccttttttctttctttcgcAATTTGTCCATTCTACCAACTgaagctgttttatttttcaggttACATCCCCACTGGGTACTGTAACCTGAAGTTCAGAAGTGGTGTCTTTAACATGATGAAATAAATATCaaaagtcaaaagtttggacagaCCTACCTATAGAAAGGGTTATTTGTACAATTCACTACATTTTACATAGtcatccactcatccatccatctgcttatCCAGTATAGAGACACAGGTggttctggagc
Protein-coding sequences here:
- the cd37 gene encoding leukocyte antigen CD37; the protein is MVSEGCFSFTKYLLFLFNLIFFFIGIFLASAGFWIIFGKTSFLSYGPTLMSIFPFACLLLIGGIGSMLLGFFGCLGALKEVKCMLGTYFIALAILLAIEIVAGVLFFTQRTTIEHEMGGKMVELMKSSKQNTSHLEDFMTAFNSIQRENKCCGWDTPNNWIDTPCSCYNSTGLLFNSSEQHNFSMECICPAANGTSPSCRIYQEGCKEVINRWLSENTPFILAMLLAVAAVQLSGMTLSTFLYKWIIVDCDLLNHYL